The stretch of DNA ACCTGTTCCCTTTCTTTACTGCCTGCGTAACAGCCCATAAACCGATATAGACAATTATTACATCTAAGATCAAGTTGCCCGAAAGAATTCGCGTCGGATTCTCCAGTGGGTTGAGGATCCTAAGTTTAAATGGAAATTCATGCCCGAGGGGCGTTAGTGAAGCTCTCTGCTGGACAAACGGGAACGGCATACCCAAACGCACTTCAGAAAGTTGGGCATGATTCATAATCGTTGCCGGAATCACAAATGGTGTCAGGAGTACTACAATAAAACTCAATACTACCATCCAAACCCTTCTCACTATGTCCACTCCAGTCCTCATTTCTCCATCACCCTACTACCCCGACTAACCATCTCGTAAGTATGGTAGAGGTTACCCTATTTTCTCCTTGGCTGTACCGAGAAAAAAGCGGAATAGGCATGGTCTTCCTCCCGAAAAGCTTATGCTTGAGAACTTTTGGGAGTTTAAAAAATGAAAGTACTTCACAGAACAGATTACAGCTTTTTCCACCCCTCAAGAGTTATAGTACCATACGGCGCCCGGAAAGGCAATCAACATGGGCTTCAATCTCCTTCCAGGAGGCAAACATTTATATATAACGGCCTTTAACGTTTCTGTTATAAGGCCATTCCAGCATATATACCCGCGAAACCGCTTCCTGCAGTCCCGTTGCTTCCACCGGATCATCTTCAAAGAACAGGTCAATCCTATAGCTAGCTGCAAACCTCTTCTTGTATCCCCTGGGAAGAAACAGCAGACCTCCGCTGGGAAAACCGCGTTCCACCAACCACTTGCGAGTTATATTCACTGACATTAAAAATTTTTTCTGCCAAGCAGAAAAAAGAGCCGACCCACAAAATAGGCCATCTTAGGGTTTCGGTTCTCTTCAGCCGTCCCCTGGGCGGGCATATTTGTTGGACAGGTTGTGGAAGAACCTGCCCCTATTTTAATAATTTTAATTTTAACTTCAATAATAATAACTTACTTCAGAACGGGCTAGCCCCCTAATTATGGAGATTATGCCACAAAAGATTCCACTTTAATTTGCTCATAAATGCTTTGTGGAACTCCTCAGGACTCATATGCCTCAGGCTACCATGCTTCCTTTTCCGGTTGTAATACTCTATATACCTGGATACCTCGGCATATGCCTCCATAAAGCTCTGAAACTCATGTCGGCTATAGCGTTCAGTCTCTAAGATAGAATGAAATGCCTCAATATGAGCATTTAAATTGGGGGTTTTAACAGGTATACGCTCATGGATAATTTCTAGTTTTTCACAGGTTTCCTGGAACTTCTCGGCGATGAACTGGGGCCCATTATCTGTACGAAGTTTAGGCATCTTGGCCCCTTTATATAGACCTCGCTTTCTTAATGCGTTCTTCACTACCCTAGAAGCATCAGCAGCAGTACAGGAAAGCCCTATGTGGTAATCTATTATCATGCGGTCAAAAACGTTGCAGGGAATTCCGCAAACCCCCACTTTAAGCCCCGTTAGGGGCTAAGTGGGGGTGTTGAACAAGTCTAACTGGGAAGTTAATGGACTTGCTGTCGGGATGGTTTAAATTGGTCTACTCTCACAGATTTTATAGATATCGTACCAAGGCTTTATTCTTTCAAATGTAGCACTGGCGGCCAGAACGTCTGCATCGGCATAACGTTTTCCGATTATCTGCATTCCAACGGGTAACTTGTTTTCTATAAGTCCGGCAGGGATAGAAGCCGACGGGTGTCCCGAGAAATTGGTAAAGTATGTGAGACACCATCCAATGAGAGGATCTACTTCTTCGCCGTTGATATGGGTGGGTCCTACGGTGTTTCCATCGTCAGCGTTGTCTACAGGAGGACAGGCTACGGTTGGTGTGATTATGAGATCATAATCTTCTAATACATTCTGAATAGCATCATGAATTTCTGTCCGTATCTGCTGATCTCGTATTAAGTCAAGGATGGTCATTCTGTAACCCTTCTCCAGCCATTCAATATACTGAGGAGGGAGATCATCCCGATGGTCCTTGAGAATATCAATCCCCTGTTGTTTAAAATTCTCAAAGAACTCTATGTTGATTGGTATTATAAGCCTACACCATACATCGCTTAACTCCCGTTGATTACGTTTAATTCCCATCTTCACTTCTTCAACATGAGCACCCGCCTCTTCAAACGCCTTAACGGCATTAGCCACAACCTCAGATACACGGTTATCTACAGGGAATACATCAAAATTAGGGCTATAGGCGATTTTCCACCCCTTGATAGACCGACGGAGAGCTGCCATAAAATCAACATCTTCATCCACGCTGAATGGGTCCCTAGGGTCATATCCACTCAAAACGCTAAGGCCTAGCGCTGCGTCCTCGACCGTTCGAGTCAGGGTTCCCTCGAAAAGAAACGGCATGCTCCCCCCGAATGCGTTAGGTCGTGTAACGAAAGGAATACGGCCGAAAGACGCCTTGTATCCATATAAACCACACCATGCAGCCGGAATTCGGATGGAGCCCCCGCCATCCGTACCTTCTGCAATGGGAACTAGACCATCGGCAACTGCTGCTGCACTTCCACCAGATGAACCCCCCGTGTTTTTAGATACATCAAATGGATTACGGCTTGGACCAAATAAGTAGTTATCACAAGTTCCCCTAAAACCCATAACAGGGCTGTTCGTCTTTCCCAGGATAATTGCTCCGGCTTTTTCAATGCGTTCTGCATAAACGCAGTAAAAATCTGGCACAAAATCCTTGAAAGCTTTTATTCCGCCAAAGGTGGATACCCATCCAGGATAAAAGTCAAACAGGTCTTTCATTGCCGTTGGTACCCCATGGAGAAGGCCAATTTCCTCTCCAGACATTAGGGCACGCTCGGCATCTTTTGCCCTTCTACGAGCATCTTCGTACCCAAAATAAACGAAAGCGTTTATACTCTTATTTCTTTCCTCGATGCGATGTATAAATGCCTCTACAACCTCAACTGGAGAAAGTTCGCGACGCCTGATTCGTGTAGACAGCTCAGCCACCGTCATATAAGCCAATTCATTTGCCAATTCCACGTTCTACTACCTCCTCTGTCAATATTTTGCAGTCATTATAAACTAGATTTTAATATAGATCAAGACTTAATTTCGTAACTTTTTTAATTTTCTTAATTTTATTAATTTATTAAATACATTTAATTTTTTTAAAATATCTTAATTTAATCTTTAAAAAACTTTATCTATGTATTCACTTGAGTTCTTCTGCTTTCGCTGCATCTATCTTGGAAAGTTCCTTTAGAAGATGCTTCCGACCTTCCCGGGCCAGGCTAAGGGGGTTCTTGGCAGCCACATGAGCCACAACCTTGGTACCGTCTATCAACGCCCATTCGCCTCGCAGATAACCCTTCTCTCGGGCCTGTTCCACCAGTCGGCTGAAAAGCTCCTGAAAAGTTTCCTGCCCCAGACGCTTACGGAAGACAACCAGCGTTGTATCATCAGGTACTGGATTGTCCCATCCTATGTTGCAGAAGTACCGATACAAAACGTTATACTGAAGCTCCCGGCAGACCTGGACGTCCGAAAGATTGGCCCATACCTCCAGAAACAGTATCCGGAACAGGGTCTCCGGGGGAAAGCTGCGCCGGCCCTTATCGGGATCGTAGAGATGTTTTACCGCATCGGCGACGAAGGAAAAGTCTACGTTTTCCTTTATCTTGACGAGAGGATGGTCCGCGGGAATCATTCTGGAAAATATCTCTAGGTCGAAGAAGTTCACCTGATTGTCCTGGTGCCCGAGCATGACAAGTTGCATCCTTATGGCGTGTCCTCACATTGAAATTTGCCGTCGAACGCCATATTCCCTCTCGCAAGGGAAACTTAATACTATTAATGATTGCTATTTTTTCAGAGATTTCGCTGTAGCTGTAGCCTTTTTGCTGAGGCCGGCCTTTCTGCATTCTTGTATTTTCACGATTTCCCACACTTCTGTCACTTTTTACCCGCTCCCTTTTGGTAGATTTTTGGCCAGCTAATTATTTTAGGGGAGCGGGTATTATTTTCCTTTTTCAGTGACCGTTTGTGGGGATTTTTCGTGGCCGTTTATGTGGATTTTTTATGGCCATTTATGGGTATCTTATCATGGCCGTTAACACCAAAAGCAAAAACAGAGCACCAAAACGGTGCACTGTTTCTGAAAAATTTATTAACCTCCCATTTCTCCCAACCCTTCCAGAAAGGGGTGGGCTTGACTTAACAATATGAGGCTGGACTGGATTTAACCTGACTCCATAAGATAGGCTCATGGCCAGGTAACATTAGGCCACCTAACCTAGATCTAAAATATTTTAGTTTATAAATGCTCTCCATAGCATGGGAAGCGCTCCAACGATTGCCGGGAGGAATAGATTCTTCGAGGTTCATATTGCAATAAATTGCATCTCCGGCCAGGATTACGGTTCCTGTTTCTGGAAGATCAATTATCACAGACTGATGTCCGGGAGTATGCCCGGGAGAAGTAATTACTGAAACTCCGGGAACTATTTCTTGGTCTCCCTCAATAAGTTTATAATTAAGCGGGTGCTTGAAATGATTTTCCATATATGAACTACTTAAATGGCTGTCCGGGTAAAGAGCAAACCTATATTCTGCTTTCTGAACAATGATGGGACAATCTTTGAAGAAACGGTTACCACCGGTATGATCCCAGTGTAAGTGTGTATTAATAACAAATTTCACATCATTAATAGAAAATCCTAATTGGCCAAGCCGATTGCGAATATCGTCTTCCTCAGTGAGGATCGGCCGCACTACTTTAGCTCTAGAACCCCATGCCCGTTCAGGGTTGGTTAAACCATCGGGATTCAAACCGGTATCTACCAATACCACACCATCATCAGTATTAATTAAAGCGCTATAAACCGGGACATTCACTATCTTGCCCATGCCTATTCCCGCGGTCAGAATACTCTGGTCCAATTTTAAATAACCACAGGGAAGCAAAAATAACTCCTTAACTGCCACCTGTCTCGCCTCCTTCAACAGCATCTAAAAATAAATCAATTATTACATAATGGGAAGTTTTGGTTTCGTATTTTCTCATATTTGAAGAAAATGCTTTCCGCACTTTTACGTTCCTACGAAGTTTGTAGAAAGAAAATGGAACCGGCATTTGCTGACACCAGCGGCTAGCGAAATATAGGTAAAGCAAATGCCGGCAATTAATTTAGCTAAATCTGAGTTGTTGCCAGACATGGGCTAGATATGTCTGCCAACCCAATTTCCTTCATGGGTAGCTGAAACCATACTCCTAGGTTCTACACAATCACCGATTTGGTAAATCTCAAAACCTTTACCTTGAAGAGCTCGGTAAAGAGAATCTTCAGATTTCCGACCGACAGCGATCATGACTGTATCTGCTTCAATAATTTCTTCTTTAGGCATCGGCCACGACTGAAGGACCTTAACGCCTTGAGAGTTAATTTCTTTAACCTGTGTCTTCGTAAGGATTCTTACATTGGCTTGTCTCAGGAATCTCAAAAGGGGTTTTCTCCGAGCAGCTCCATCATAAATATATTTAGCACAACCGATATTTTCAGTTTCCTCTACTAAGGTAACTGTTTTGCCTTCCCGTGCAAGAGATACAGCAACCTCAGCGCCTTCGTTACCTCCAATTACCACAACCTTATCGCCAACTGAGGCTTTACCTTCAAGGTAATCCCAAAGATAAACTACCTTCTCATTATCATGACCGGGAAGTTCTAATCGTATTTCTTGGGCACCGGTAGCAACTACAACTACGTCGGGGTTGACCTGCTCTACTAGCTCTGGAGTTACCTCTTTGCCAAGTTCAATATTTACCCCTAGCTTTTCTACCTGTCGGATCAACCACTTGGGGAGGTTCCAGAGTTCTTTGGTATACAATCTGGGTATCGATGAAGCTAATCTAACCTGTCCACCAAGTTGATTGGTCTTTTCATAAATTGTGACTTGGTGGCCCCGCTGAGCTGCCGTGTAGGCAGTTTGCAATCCGGCCACGCCTCCACCTACGACCATCACCTTTTTCGATTGTTTCGCTGGCGTCGGTTGGTATTCGTATTCCCAGCTATACTCAGGATTCATCGGGCACTGGACGCCCAACTGGAGAAACAATCGATGCAGGCAGTAATTACAACCCATGCATTGGCGGATATCTTCAATCCGGCCTTCAATCATCTTTTTAGGCAAGTGGGGATCTGCGATAATGGGGCGACACATAGCCACCATATCGGCTTTTCCGTCTTCGATAATTTTTTCGATGATCTTAGGATCTTGTAGACGTCCGACGGTGATAACCGGTATGTTCACCTTTTCCTTTACTTTGGTAGCCAAACGGACGTTAACACCCCGCGGTTCATAAAGGGGCGGGAAGCAATGATCCTCTGTATGACCTATTCGGCCTGCAGAAACGTGAATGCAGGCTACACCTAGCCTTTCAAGTTGCGGTGCAATCTCGTTAGCTACTTCATCAATGGTTAATCCAGGTTCCCCCATATCCTCCTCCATGAACTCATGAGCACTAATTCTTACAATGATAGGAAAGTCTACTCCACAAGCATCTTGAACGGCCTGAACGGTTTCGTAAAGGAAAGTAGTCCGGACAGCATACTTATCCGTTCTACCCTTATTATGGAAAGGCGATAAAAACTGAAGGATCATAGAGCCATGGCAAGCATGAAGGTCTACTGCATCGAATCCCGCTACCTTCGCTCTCCAGGCAGCCTTGGCATAACTCTCAATAATCTTTTCTACTTCGTCCGTCTTTAAGGCTCGAACCTTTTGTCCCGGCCATTGGGGACGCTCGGAGGGGCCTACCGGAGTTTCTCCGATGATCGATTCGCTGCAGAGATTTCCACCGTGCGAAATTTGAAGAGCACACTTAGCACCAGCCCGATGAATTCGCTCCGCAAGATCAGCCAATCCGGGAATACAGTTATCATGATGAGCCCCTAACTGGCGGGTAAAAACTTTGCCACTCGGTTCAACAAAAGACATGGTAACCGTTACTAATCCTGGCCCTTGAGCCTCCAATTCGTATTGTTGCAAGTAGCGGGTGTTAACCGTTCCATCTTCATTAGCAAAGTTCTTAACGGTAGGAGCCAGTACGAATCTATTTTTTAATTTCACCTTACCAATCCATATCGGATCATAAACAGTAGGCATGAAATTACACCCCTTTCAGCAAACTAATAATGGATCAGGATTTAGTCAATTAATTTAACACCATATTGGTTCGAACCACATCCATTTTGCAGTTACTCCTGAACCTGAATTGCATAATTTGGACAAACAGTCTCACATAGTCTACAGGCCATACAGTTTTCAGTGTTGGCACCGTTAGCCTTCCCGTCGACTATATCAAAAACTTCAGTTGGGCACTGCTGGACACACTCTCCACAACCATTACAAAGTTCGGTATCAACTTTTACAATTCTCAAAAACCATCACCTCGAATTGTAAAAATTTAATACACACTTATCTATCGCCTGAACAGAGGACTTTACCTTCTTCCTAAACTTTTGTTACAATTAATTGTGGTAGCGGAGGGTAGGAAACACGGGAAGCTTTTTAAAATCGGATTTTTCCTGTCCCGTACGTTTCTTATCCTTCCTTGCTTCCTTTTGATATTCAGTCTTCGCTTCCTAATAATTTAAAAATAACTAATATTCTGTCGATTTTTGTAAATATCACCCCCTCATTCTAGCTTTATTAATTCTTCCCATATCACCCCCACGTATCATGATTTTTGGAAATCAGATCAAGCTTCAGTGAAGCTTGATCTTTCATCTATGCCTTTGCCATAATCAACATAATCAATACATACGTCTATCAGGGGGCACTCTTATCATCCCCTACAGCCCGCATTTGTGGTGACTGTTGTTGTCTTGATCATTCGAGGAAGATAAACTCTGACATAAACAATCTAGCGGGTATGGATATTAGCGTTTCTAAATGTGATTTGGACTACCTTGAGGATCAGGAGCCGTAAAAAGCAAAGAAAAGCGGATTTCACGAATCTCGTCTATGATTATTCGGAAGGGTTAGGAGCTATACAGGAATTGTAACATTTGGGACGAGATATTTCGTAGGCGTTCCTTCCCATGGAGTGTTTTGGTAACCGACCTAAAAGTCTCTCCAAAAGCATGAGGGAGAGCTCTATTTTTGTTCTTCATAAGACTTTTGGGCTAAGTTTTCAGGGAGCACTAGGTAGTAGCATTTTAGAATTCCTAGCGGGAAGTGGTTTTAGTTGCTGTAATCTTGATATTACCGGGAAGATGGTTAATCTCGCTGCAGAGTCCCAGTTGCCGCAGCTTGTCTGGTGTTGGGATTCCTTCTTGAGTCCAGCCTCGATATCGATAGTAATCACTTAGCATGGTTCCTAAATGAGGAACCATGCCGGCCGCTCCCCCGTCTTCTAACTTGTGGGTTAAAAGTCGAAGGGGAAGTCGGTCATCTTTGCGGCTGATCCCGCATCTAACATTGTACATACGCTTTAAGTTTGTGTGACGTTCCCCCGCTTCAAGAAATTCTTTTAAATCCATCTCCCATCCAGTGACTGCATTTAGCCACTCCAAAACATCAGTAGGAGCAATAGCCGGGGCTATGAATTGACAAAGCTTTAGCGAGTTGTATAAGCCATAATAATCCTGCAAAACGGCAGTCAAAGCTCCTTTTCCTTCAGAAACAAACCTGTCTAACGGTTTATCGTAGCCCAGTTCTGGCAAGGCGGTTCGTTCCATGGTATGGGAACCTCCACGATGGCAAGCTCCTCGCGGGTGAGTAGCATAAGCTACCGCTAGGCTACTTAAGGCCCGGGGATCATGAAAAGCCGGTTCCAAACCCTTGACCTCTAGTGCGAGCTCACTGGCCAGACCTCCAATTTTTTCAGCTGCCCGTTTCACTCCATCGGCCAAGATTTCACCAATACCCTCGCGCTTACCAATCTGGTGTACTAAAGCGATAACCACGTCCGGATCTCCCCAGCGGAGTTCCATTCCACCAGTATCAGCCTTAGTAATCAAACCCTTTTCATAAGCTTCAATAGCAAAGGCCACAGCGTGTCCGGTCGATATGGTATCAATACCGTACTGGTTGCAAAGTTGGTTAGCTAATGCAATAGCATTAAGGTTATCTACCATGCAAACCGATCCTAACCCTGCAAGGGTTTCATATTCCGG from Calderihabitans maritimus encodes:
- a CDS encoding ATP-binding protein, translated to MRIVKVDTELCNGCGECVQQCPTEVFDIVDGKANGANTENCMACRLCETVCPNYAIQVQE
- a CDS encoding FAD-dependent oxidoreductase; this translates as MPTVYDPIWIGKVKLKNRFVLAPTVKNFANEDGTVNTRYLQQYELEAQGPGLVTVTMSFVEPSGKVFTRQLGAHHDNCIPGLADLAERIHRAGAKCALQISHGGNLCSESIIGETPVGPSERPQWPGQKVRALKTDEVEKIIESYAKAAWRAKVAGFDAVDLHACHGSMILQFLSPFHNKGRTDKYAVRTTFLYETVQAVQDACGVDFPIIVRISAHEFMEEDMGEPGLTIDEVANEIAPQLERLGVACIHVSAGRIGHTEDHCFPPLYEPRGVNVRLATKVKEKVNIPVITVGRLQDPKIIEKIIEDGKADMVAMCRPIIADPHLPKKMIEGRIEDIRQCMGCNYCLHRLFLQLGVQCPMNPEYSWEYEYQPTPAKQSKKVMVVGGGVAGLQTAYTAAQRGHQVTIYEKTNQLGGQVRLASSIPRLYTKELWNLPKWLIRQVEKLGVNIELGKEVTPELVEQVNPDVVVVATGAQEIRLELPGHDNEKVVYLWDYLEGKASVGDKVVVIGGNEGAEVAVSLAREGKTVTLVEETENIGCAKYIYDGAARRKPLLRFLRQANVRILTKTQVKEINSQGVKVLQSWPMPKEEIIEADTVMIAVGRKSEDSLYRALQGKGFEIYQIGDCVEPRSMVSATHEGNWVGRHI
- a CDS encoding transposase, whose translation is MLGHQDNQVNFFDLEIFSRMIPADHPLVKIKENVDFSFVADAVKHLYDPDKGRRSFPPETLFRILFLEVWANLSDVQVCRELQYNVLYRYFCNIGWDNPVPDDTTLVVFRKRLGQETFQELFSRLVEQAREKGYLRGEWALIDGTKVVAHVAAKNPLSLAREGRKHLLKELSKIDAAKAEELK
- a CDS encoding integrase core domain-containing protein, translating into MGVCGIPCNVFDRMIIDYHIGLSCTAADASRVVKNALRKRGLYKGAKMPKLRTDNGPQFIAEKFQETCEKLEIIHERIPVKTPNLNAHIEAFHSILETERYSRHEFQSFMEAYAEVSRYIEYYNRKRKHGSLRHMSPEEFHKAFMSKLKWNLLWHNLHN
- a CDS encoding N-acyl homoserine lactonase family protein codes for the protein MAVKELFLLPCGYLKLDQSILTAGIGMGKIVNVPVYSALINTDDGVVLVDTGLNPDGLTNPERAWGSRAKVVRPILTEEDDIRNRLGQLGFSINDVKFVINTHLHWDHTGGNRFFKDCPIIVQKAEYRFALYPDSHLSSSYMENHFKHPLNYKLIEGDQEIVPGVSVITSPGHTPGHQSVIIDLPETGTVILAGDAIYCNMNLEESIPPGNRWSASHAMESIYKLKYFRSRLGGLMLPGHEPILWSQVKSSPASYC
- a CDS encoding amidase; translated protein: MTVAELSTRIRRRELSPVEVVEAFIHRIEERNKSINAFVYFGYEDARRRAKDAERALMSGEEIGLLHGVPTAMKDLFDFYPGWVSTFGGIKAFKDFVPDFYCVYAERIEKAGAIILGKTNSPVMGFRGTCDNYLFGPSRNPFDVSKNTGGSSGGSAAAVADGLVPIAEGTDGGGSIRIPAAWCGLYGYKASFGRIPFVTRPNAFGGSMPFLFEGTLTRTVEDAALGLSVLSGYDPRDPFSVDEDVDFMAALRRSIKGWKIAYSPNFDVFPVDNRVSEVVANAVKAFEEAGAHVEEVKMGIKRNQRELSDVWCRLIIPINIEFFENFKQQGIDILKDHRDDLPPQYIEWLEKGYRMTILDLIRDQQIRTEIHDAIQNVLEDYDLIITPTVACPPVDNADDGNTVGPTHINGEEVDPLIGWCLTYFTNFSGHPSASIPAGLIENKLPVGMQIIGKRYADADVLAASATFERIKPWYDIYKICESRPI
- a CDS encoding aldehyde ferredoxin oxidoreductase family protein, with translation MNLPGGYMGLFLRVDLTSRKIEYHSFSEDILRAYIGGAGLGARILYNETGPDTEPLGPENVLLFMTGPLVGTKTICSGRHAVVAKSPLTNVWGEADAGGTWGAVLKRAGFDGLIIQGTADRPVYLFLYEGKVQIRDAEHLWGLNTYETDEAIKAETTPKAVIVSIGPAGEKLSCIAGIFNDGKHARAAGRCGLGAVMGSKKLKAIAVLGNKKVPVADPERLNISNKKLAPKIMEKLRRYRDYGTAGGVLGAAALGDLPVKNWTVGSWMKGAEKISGEVMTEKILVGRYHCASCVVGCGRIVKIDKGPYRGVDGAGPEYETLAGLGSVCMVDNLNAIALANQLCNQYGIDTISTGHAVAFAIEAYEKGLITKADTGGMELRWGDPDVVIALVHQIGKREGIGEILADGVKRAAEKIGGLASELALEVKGLEPAFHDPRALSSLAVAYATHPRGACHRGGSHTMERTALPELGYDKPLDRFVSEGKGALTAVLQDYYGLYNSLKLCQFIAPAIAPTDVLEWLNAVTGWEMDLKEFLEAGERHTNLKRMYNVRCGISRKDDRLPLRLLTHKLEDGGAAGMVPHLGTMLSDYYRYRGWTQEGIPTPDKLRQLGLCSEINHLPGNIKITATKTTSR